The stretch of DNA ccactagggcaggctgctcaaagccccatccatcctggccttgaacactcccagggatggggcagccacagcttctctggacaacctgtgccagtgcctcaccactctcacagtaaatttttcctaatatctaatctaaacccactctctttcagtctgaagccattaccctttgtcctgtcactacatgcccttgcaAATACGTTGGACAGAGTGGGGAGGATCCAGGAGGAAAGGGTTATTTTTAACCCTAGGAGTCATGCAGTGGTAATAGAAGTATTCATTATGCATGCCTATAAGAAACTAATCTTAAAGAAATGTTCATCTTGCAGGACTAAGCCAGGGATCTGCAGAAGGCACACAGCTTAATAATGTTATTCTCCCTGTTATATCCCCTGTATGTGTCCGAGTGAATTGCACTAAATTAATGCAACTAAGCAAAGAGGAGTAACAAACATGGCTGAGTCACTGTTGCCAAAAGAACTGTCAACAGTTTTGAGTATTAGATCCCACCATCTCAGCATCACACGAGCAAGAGATTTTGTGGATTTTCTATGTTTAGTTTCCTCTTCACTTTTAGtttggaaggggagggaaatcAGAGGAAGTTGTTTTGGAAGACAAGGCTGCAGCAGACATTATGAGAAGACACAACggcttttaaaaggaatttttgaaAACTCAGTTATTTGTGAGAATTACATCTCAGATTCTGCCATTTGCTGTTGAATGTCTACATCTGGTATGTAAATTTTATTATGAAAGTCTGATCCTGTTCACTCTGATTTGCTAGCATTTCAACTATCGTAAGTGCCAGCTCAAACTACACCCTGCAAAGTggacagaattttttaaaattcattttcttccagGCTGTGTTGACAGAACAATGTGTCAATTTTACTTCTAAAAGAATTACACTTTCAAAAGTTGTCTTTAAGACTTCGAAGATCTCTCAGAcgtcttttaaaaattctggaCTGTATCAGCTCACTTAACATAGCCCTTCATCTTTCTGCAGGCATCTTACTTTGCTCTCTGGGTAACTAAATCTAACTGATGTAGTCAGCAGCTACGACCTCACACCAGCAAACGGGCTTTGCTAGTTTAACATCAGTTTTAGAAGAGCAAACGAGCAGGCAAATTGCATGAAGACTTTATGAGAGGTGAAgcaaatgagggaaaaaaaaaatcttctttatcCCTCAACAACAAAAGTCAGTAGGACTACTTTGTTTTGGAGCTCTTTTGCATCATAAGCCCATATCCTCACTGCAGGAACAGAACAACAAAGGCCAATGGAGTTTGCAGAATATCCAGAAACACAGCTGAATATTTACCTTCATACTGACAATTGCTACTCGGAGATTTGTTCCACCTAGATCCACAGCCAGAGCACTCTGTGTCTCTAGAATATGGTCAATATCCTGAGAGATATTATCtttgacaggaggaaaacagaatttcttttgcAACGGTTCTTTGAGGTCAATAGATTTAAGGAACTTCAAGATCCTTGGAACAGCATTACCATCTCCATATATTTTTGAGCTgtaatacatataaaaaaaaatccatgtaatTGGAAGTAACGTTGCAATCTGTAAAATTCTTCATATGACAGAAGACTGTAACACTGTGTAATTACAAAATTATGCTCTGGCTACTATGAAGTACTGCAGCTCACACTACACAAGGCTGTCACAAGATATGGTAGAGAGTGATACTGAAGATCACACAATAGACTGTGCAAGTCTGGCACTAGCTCCATTTTGGAATACAAAACTGGAATGTAGAAAATTGGAAGTTAATGATGCCAAAAATCCCTGTAAAATTAAGAGTTTGATGAAGGAACCCACAtcataaagcaaaataacaacataaaaattatGGACAGTTTATGTATGTGCTACAGGCCCAAACCAAGATGTACTTATCACACAGATGACAACTACATAATAATAAACTGTATATTCATGTCAGCTTTCAACGTGTACATCCATTTCTAAAATATCATCATACATGGTGTCAGACATATGGTATTACAGATTTGTTGCTCTATTTAGGTTCTTAAGAAATATACTTTTGATTCTTGTCCTTACTTGGACAAATATACTCTCCTGAAGTTTACATGAACATATACATTAAAGAAATGAGGGTCAGTACTGTAGGGCTGAAGGATAATGAAAAGCATACTGCTGTAATTCTGCAGCTTCCCTGGAAGCTTGCAGTCAGGATTCTCTACATACCATGCCTGAGGTCGATTCAGCTATGAAGCACTgtgtcacagaatcaaagaacagttagggctggaagggatctctggagatcatctaggCCAATCCCCATGCCAAGGCAGGGGCACCTAGAGCAGGTAACACATCTAGGTGGGATTttaatgtctccagagagggagactccatgacctacctgggcagcctgttccagtgctctgccaccctcaatgtaaagaagttcttcctcactTGGAGGTGACACCTGTATTTTGGTTTATGGCTTTTGCACCTcatcctgttgctgggcaccactgaaaagagtctggcaccatcctcttgacacccgcctttgagatatttgtaTGTATTGGTGAGATCCCTTCTCAGGCTTCTGTTCTTCAGACAGGCCCAGCTtccacagtctctcctcatgAGAGAGATTCTCCAGtcccctaatcatctttgtggccctctgCTGGAacctctccagtagctccttgtctttcttgaaccaaggagcccagcactggagacagcactccagatgtggccttaCTAGGGCTGAATAGAGAGGGAGCATCACTTTCCTTGACCTGCTGACCACACTTTCCAGTGCACCCCAGGATCCCACTGGCCCTCTTGGCTGCAGGGACATGCTGCCAGCTCATGGTCACCTTGACATCCACCAGGACTCCCAGAtgcttctctgcagagctgctctctagTTGGTTCCTATAGTCCTTCCACGTGGCCTGTCCCTTTTTACACCAtcccataattttttttttctgtttagagaTTTACTAGAAGCCTCCTGCTCATCCACACACGTCTCCTGCCCCATTTGTCTGATTTCTTGGTCATGGGGACACACTTTTCTTGAGTTCGGCAGTAGCGGTGCTTAAACAATGACCAGCTCTCTGGGACTCCTTTCTCTTTTAGAGCCCTAATCCATGGGATTCCTCCAACCAGGTCTTTGAAGAGGCCAAAGTTAGCTCTCTGGAAGTTTAGGGCTCTGGTCCTGCTTACTGTTTTGCTTCCCCCGTGCAAGATGCTGAGTTCCACCATCTCATGCTCACTGCACCCAAGGCTGCCTCCAACCTGCACATCTTCAACCAGTCCCTCCTGGCTGGCTAGTACAAGGTCCAGCCTTTCGTCATTGGCTCCTCCACTACTTGCATTAAAAAAGTTATCTTCAGTGATCTGCAGGAACTTCGTGGACTGTGTGTGCCGAACTGCGTCATCCCTCCAACAAACACCAGGCTGGTCAAAGTCCCCTGGGAGAACCAGGGCCTGTGACTGCAAGGCTATTTCCAGCTGCCCAGAGAAAGCCTCATCAACTTCCTCCTCCTGATCAGGTGGCCTGTAGTAAACACTCACAACAGTGTCACCCTTATTAGCTTGTCCCTTAACTCTTACCCATAAACTCTCAACTTGTTCACCTGCCCCTGGGTAGAGCTCGATAcattccagctgctctctcacaAAAAGAGCAACTTCACTGACCTGTTCTTTCTAAAAAGTATATACCCACCCATGACAACATTCCAGTTGTGAGCTATCCCACCATGTCTCagtaactgcaatgagatcaCGGCCTATGACTGCACATAGATTTCCAGTTCTTGTTTATTGTCCATGCTGCACACATTTGCATACAGGCACTTCAGAGAGGATCAGGCAATGGGGTTGCTTGAAGGGGTATAAGAGGATTCACCACTGCCATAAACACCCTTGATGTATTTAGCCCTATGGTTCTTATCTTATTCTATACACTGGTTGGTATGACCTACTCCCCAGGAGGAAGCAATGGCACAAGCATTGCCACTTTGGACCCCAACCCTGagtccttcagtttaaagcccaTTTCACCAAAACTGGCCAGCCTGCTGCCAGAGATTCTCTTGCCCTTTTTAGAGAGGTGGATCCCATCACTTCCTAACAGGATACAATCATTAAAGTACAACCCCTTATCCTGAAAGCCAAAACCTTCTCAATGGCACCAGCCACAATGCCAAACGTTGAGCTGCACTGTGTCTGCTTCTGGCTGTCCCCATTTCTCTGACCAGTAGCAGAGACGAGAAGATGACTGGGACAGTGATGTTCTTCATGTGCCTTGCCAGGCCTTTATGGTCTTCCTTGATCCTGCTCATTTTTTGGCTTGTGGCATCATCTGTACCCACGTGAAAAAGCGTCCTTCAGGCACAAGGCAGATGTAGGCACACGGGATGTTCTCCCCCCATGCTGCTCCTGTGGAACAAGCTCTCTTGATCACGCTATCTAAGTTAACATATGAATTTTGTCCTCTTGACTTTCTGTTGAATGTTGAATTACTAGTTATATCAAAACATTATGAGTGACATTTTGCTCTACAAATATGAATGTGCATACCAGACATTGCACTATGATTcggaaacaaaaataatttgtaaccTCAGATTAGCACGTTAAAAGCACTCCCATCAAAACCAGTGAACCACCTCAGGACTAACTGCTTTTTACTCCACTGCTTTAACATCCCCTCAGATGAATTAAGACAGCTGTACTCACCATGGATATTGCTTACCAAACTGAAGCTGCAGAGCATGCAGAATCTTATCCTGTGTATCAGCATCACGAACATGAAGAACATTTTCACCTAGATGACAAAAGTCAGCAAAATAGCACAGATCAGCTCCTCAAATTACATTAGAGTATAAGAATTgctttagaaatgaaaaaaaatattgtttttctttcctctgaggaggaaagatgCCCACCAGATCAACGTTGCTCTGTATCAATTATGTGCCTCCCCTTGCTCCCAATAAAGCAATGGTGACACCTATGATACAATATCCTGTACTACAGAACACTAGCAAGTGTTTGTGTTCCACAGAACTCTATTATTAACAATGCATgaatgaaaatgggaaaaatggcTATTTGGGCCTTGTCTGTATACCTGAAATCCCACAATACAACTACTTCCTGAAGTGATGAAGAGTTCATATTTTGGAAGTGAAATTTTTATACTTATCAAACATCAAATTAGCtatgaaggaaaacaattaGTTACCTATTCTGCTAAATGGAATTCACTGCAAATGGAGATATATTTTCAGTCGTCTATAGATAAAAGCCCCATTATCTTATGTATCACACATAAGCAGGACTAACATGATAGAGGAATAGCAAGTGAAGCTTTAAAATGGGTGAAAAATCATGTTGCACTGATACTGCAAGATGGCATCTATGAAGTATTCATCTGACTTTATcctgggaaggaaagaaaaacccctCAGAACCAGAAGGAAATCAGTCAAGCAAACATGTACCTGTTTCTCTTCCCGTCTGACGTGTCCCCAGGTTAATGACAGGTGTACCAAACGCTCCCACCTCTCTGACACCACAGCTGCTGTTACCAATCATACAACCAGCATGAGCAACCAGCTGAATGAACTGGTCAAATGGGACATGCTTTACTGCCCGAAAATTGGGATGATGTTCGATGCCCTTCTTCCTCATCACGCGAACCATCTCTTTGcttcctgcagaaaaacaagGCAGAATAAATTATTCGAgttctattttaaaatggaagtcCAGACGAGTAAAGGAGACAGCATTCACTCAGTTGCCAGCTCTGAGTaagttttgttctctttttatttaagttGCATAGCTAGGCACATGAGCCCACGTTTGACCCAAAAATCCACTGCAAAAGCCTCTTCATAGTTTGAAGTTAATTTATGAGGCACTAATATTGCTCCTACATGTCACATGACTTCCCTTCAAAAGTATCCTTTTCTGTGTCCCTCTGTCACGAAGGTATTCTACTCACCTGCATCCACATTAGGGAACAGAACAAGTGTTCTCTTGTTGAAGGAGATGAGTGCATCTAGTGTCAGCTCAAACATCTTTATGGAATGTTTAATATCTGTGGTCACGGGATGTTGCAGAGCAACTATATAATCTCTAGTTTTGACATCTTCACCTGTCCAAATGGAggcaaagaaagaatttttttaattggcatgGAATACCAAGAGGAAGGAAGGTCatacttttgaaaatactgaTGTGAAAGCCTGAAGAGTTAAGGCACTGAATGGGATATCTAACACGTAAGTATCAATGCTACAATAAACCTCAAGGGAGTTACAGGGTGATCTAACCTGTTATTTGCCTCTCTAAGCACATCACATAACTTTATAGAGACCACTACCTAAACCTCAACAAACTGTTAACTTGCAAGCCTACCTCTAAAGCTTTGCAAGACTATACCAGGATCAAGGAACTGTTCTCACAACAGTGTAAATCTGCAGTAAATCCTGAAGCTGCTCTGGTTTTCCGTCACTTGTCCATCCTCAAGCAAAAcctcatttccatttctttaaaacagtcATACTTCTAGTACATTTCATAGAAACTGATCTGCAAAACATACTGATCAAAAAAGACTCCAGCTTCCAACTACATAGGTTAGTGTGCCCTATAGGAGACTGCTTTGTTAAAGATAAAACGAAAGCACGACCCCCAATTGCTTACTGGATCTGTAAGTCAATGAAAGTGAAACACCAAAAGCCTTTGGTGCATGTTGCCTTGTTGCAGTGCATTCCTCAAAAAAAAGTTCGTAATACAAAttctgttagatttttttttttatattaggCCTGAACAGCTTTGATTCTATTTAAACACATCCTTTACATGAAAGTAACTGTTCATGTAGGactgttctgtttttcagttgttcAGCCCAAAGAAATTACCCATTTAAGGAGTTACTTTTTTGACTTGACAAAAGGACCAGAAGTGTTCACTAGGACAGACTTGGAGCTTTTGGGCTAAACAAGGCAGActacagaacaaaagaaaaagaaaggaaacgtagaaagaaagaaataccaGGTACTATTatcaaatatattatttttttggaCTGCTAACCTAGTTACTGAGTCTGTCTAGTGCTGAAAGTCacaggaaaaacataaaaagcgAACTGCTCACCTAGCCACACACGTATAATACTCATGTAGTCCTTGTTTTTGGCAGAGAGAAGCTTGTCATACGAGGGACAGCCCGCCAAAAGGATGCGGTCGTGGTCTTCACACATGGCTATCAAATGCTGCTCTGCACTCCTTGTGCAGCACACGTGGTAATGGGCCAGCTTGGTTATGGCATGTCTGATGGAGTCATCGATGGTCCCACTGACTTCCCCACCCTCGATGTGGAGGATGCGAATGTTCATCAGGGCTGCAGATGTGGCCAGGGCCAGAGCGTCGAACCTGTCCCCGTGAACTATCATTATGTCAGGTTTCAGGCGGTTGAGGACATCTGGTAACTTGACTAATGCAAGGCCCACTGACTCCACCATAGCTGCCTCATCCTCCCCTCTCACGATGGTGTGCAGTCTTGTATGGATGTCGAAGTCATCTTGTTCAATCATACGATAGGTATTTCTGAAGGTAAGAGAAGAAGGGTGAGAGGAAACACAGCTTGGTTTTACAGCAACACAGCCtgacaaaataaatgcaaattgGAACAGCTGCACTGGGGTTTGAACAAAGGCTTGCTTATCACATCTCCctctttaagaaaaattagattttaagaTTTTAACAGAATATTCTCATCCATGTGAAGATTCTGCCTCATATTGCAAGCATAAAGTTTTCCTAGACATCTTTAATGAGGAGATTGGCTGAACATGCTCTGGAAATGCTCAAAAATCAAACTCTTTGTTCATGTGTTTGCAGAGCCTTTCAGAGAATAGATAGGGCacaatttcctttcagaaaaggTATGTTTATCGACTTCACTGGACAACTGTATAAATACAACAGACACAATGCAAAGCTGAGGCCTGTATGCTCAAGGAAAACATCCTGTAGCTAGGATATATTATTCACATTCTGTATTTGAGCTGTATCAAGAATCTGCACAAAGCCTTAAGTTCAATGGAAAACAGGCTTTCAcaccaaagaaaagaagtttttttcaACCACACTACCAGCTTTAGTCCACAATAAGAAAGTTAAAACATTCCTTGGATACTGAGAATTATTACTGTTTACAGTAATGTATGTGAAATAGAAGAGATCACACATCTGCATAAAACTACCTGTTTACAACAGTCACTAAAACTGACCTTAGTAGTCTGCACACTACTGGAATTCCTGTCTGGACCgtaagagaaaaaacacagaagttttccaattttgttttcaatcCATCTGACATTCATTGTCTTAGTAAAAGgattacatttttaaactgatttaaactggatttaattttcattaaatttacTCTTCTACTCATATTCTGCAACTTAGTATCTCACAATCTGCAAGCTGAGCTGAGATGGCAAAGACTATAAAGCGCTCCAACTCAAGTAAAGAAGTGATCCCCAATCTGCATAACTAAAGGAAACtctatctatttatctatttgATTCTGCTCACTGCTGTAACACAGGATATATTGCCTACAAGTAACTTGTAAGgtaatttgtatttctttttgatttctgttttgtttttttaaaaggcaaatcctttttgttttactgagtGAAGTGGCTCAGATTTTTATAGCATAAAACTGCATTATGTTTCCAACTCCACTTAAAAATACCCTTCATATACCTGCCTTTTTCCCTATTATGTGCATTTACCTCAAAAAAaccttccttctctttgcttctatattttttttgccttttgaaagGTCAAAATCTAGGGAACAAATGATTGTGCATTTctgatggttttgtttcttttactaTCCTCCACACATTTCAATAACAAACATTTCACAGGATCACTGTCATTtgacttctgctgctgttgacTATCCTCCTCACATCCCTAGAACACATATCCCTAGGATTCCCCAGATTAAGGACAGCAGGGCTAGgccctgaaaaaaaacccccaagcagTACCTTGGTTTTAGGATACTTATCACAAAGCAACTAACAGCAACATCATTTGTCAGACCAAAATCTCTACTGATTGCTTTGTGCATTACAACTCATTTATAATAGAAACAAGTGCTAAACACCTTGGAACTGGGAAAGAagtatttcatattattttgcACAAGTCTTGCAGACAGCAAAGGATTATGGACTATAGAAAAATTAGGGTGATGTTTCTCCTTGTTAGCAAATGAAAGGGATTATTGTATTTCTCCAATCAGACAGGATGCAATCCAACATGCTAACCTGTCAGGAAGTttgactgtttgtttttttttttcttgtctggttttgttttgaatcaGGTTAGTTTTGTGGTCTTGAATTCACCTTGCCATGTTATTGGATGGAAACAGTGTCCAGCACAAAGCAAGGAACAGAGCACTGTAACATGCAGAAAGAGAACGGTCACCAGTGGAAATTCCTGTCTTAGCAGATTGAGATAATATAACTTCCTCCCATCCTAACTTACAAAATGCCAAAATTTCTCATTGCAAAGACCAAAAAGTGTCTTTACTTGAAGATATGCTTATACATTTCTAAAAGTTCAGAAATGCTGATACGCTGCAGACTTTAAGCTAAAGTCTGATTTTGTCTTGCAAAGTAAGTGTTTTTCTATCTATTCCACTTACTGAGCCCAATCTGGCAAATGCAGCCAGAGGCAAATCACAATCCCAGCAAGAATATGCACGCTGTTCCTTCTATCCTTTTCACCTGGGATGTGGGAAGCCCTTCCAAAGGAAGGAATTTAGACCAAGACATCTCATTCTCAGGTGATCTGACTGCTTACTGGTGAAACGTTACGGAGGAGGACCCTAATCTTCCCTGCCTGACCATACCAAATATATCTATCAGTTATTCATTTTGTCAGAAAGAGACAATCACCCTTTCCTACCTCCACAGTCCTGGAAGTGAGAACTAACAGTATTCCCCTGGGATACGGAATACGTAAGTACTTTGTCCATTAACTATGGAAAGTGGAAGAGCTGCAACTTAAAATGACTGAGGAGTATCTTTTCTctgtgagaattaaaaaaactgtAGCACATTTTCATTCAATAATCACCAGATtcttacagaaaaatgaaggaactgaGTTTCTCACTTCATACCGTCTGTGATCCTGCTGAAGAGCTTGattaaagcatttaaagaaaactttataAAATTCCAAGACTGGTTGAAAAAATCCTAGAAATAGGCAATCTCAGAAGGAGCCACAAAATAAAAcggaatctgaaaaaaaatcttagaacTTTGTTGCTTACACTGACAATCCCAAGACTCTTTTTACCTAACGTTCATGGCATCATTGCTAACACCCCAGAAACAGATCCGTAGAAAGATAAAAATTCACCTTACCCATAATCATCAATCAGGTGGGAACCAAGCACTACGACATCAAGCTCAAAAAACTGTGGTTCTGCCTTAATACCAAACATAATGGGAGCTAATTTTGAATAATCAGCACGGTTGCAAGTAGCAACACAAACACGAAGTTTGTGGTTGTTTCCATTCTTCTCCATgacttccttttgtttctgtttcgAAAGGTTCTTGAAGTACACTTCCTGGcataatagagaaaaaaaagtgtgtcaTTAGTAATAGCCATTTACTTGCAGTGAAGGGTACACTTCATGAACAGTACACACAAGTACAGCCCAGAACTATGGACACACAGCAACCAATCCACTGATAACAGACAATTAACACCTTGAAGTACGTATCATcagaaaattttagaaaataagacactttttttttagttaaaactCAATATCCCTATTtctagaaataataaataaaaactctgTGTAAACCATATTTAAGTATTATGAAGTTCAGCTGTAATTAAACAGTAGTTTTCCCTGTTCAGACAGAAACCTCTGTATAAGTAGAAAAATTACTGTGCCTTagcatgaaagaaagaaaatctcatATTCCAAAACCACGGAATGGAACAAATTGCTCAGATGCATCCACTGAGAGACTCCatgaatgaaaaagagaaagtttttGACTGAGTTGGTTTACATGTCTTCGTTAAACATATTTTGGTCAGGTAAGGCAAGTTAAACATTGACTTCTAAACCTTTACATACTGCTTTGTAGGCCAAAGTACATTAAGATATTCACTAATACAGTACTGGGTTACAATAAACCTGTTAaaaacatacatacatacatacatacatatatatatatatataaaatacccCCAAATAACCCAAATTTCCCCTCCCCACAAACAGAAATTACGAAGGTGTTAGCAAGAGTTTATCAGACCCACCATTTATAATACAAGGTggtatttggttttttttgtttggtttttttgtttcctcctttcaaacataacagtattttaattaagtATCATCCTTTTGGTATGAAACCTAATGTTATGTGAGATTTTCCCTCCAtttaaaatggcaaataaaCTTCTTCCAGATTAACGCACAAGGGTTGCTTATCTCTGACTCAGAGCAGTATCAATCTCTACTGGTTTTGTCAGCTAGGGAAGCTCCTTCTGAGCAGTTGCACTGCAAAAGAAGCACGAAATTGCTCCTTTTAGTATTATCATGTGTGTATTGTCATTTCATACTCCTTTTAGACTAcacttagatttttttcagtaaagttCCAAAAGAAAGGCTACTGTGACATCTCACTCTTAAGAAACTTAGAAAATTCAGCAATTTTTCAAGATTTCCCTATTTTTAAGCCAGAATAGTTCAGGTTTTATCACACACGACGAGAAGTGATGCTTTGGTATAACAGTAATGTTAGGGTGGTCAGGAAACTATGCCAGGCTGTCAAAGGTAAAAGATATTTCTAATCTCCACTTGCAATCCACTATGGCTCAACAAAACTACTGACTGTTAGTCATGTTTTTTCTAGTTAAAACTCCAAAAACTATGATTCCTGAAAGAGTGGTTTACTCTAGctttcagaataaaactgaGGTGACAAAAAGCAAAGATGTCTCCCATGACTAAGCTCATAAGAAATGGCATTTACTCAAACAAAGCAGACATGGCTACTCCATACAACTTCAGTGGAACAGATACAGCCTGGAATTTCAGCTTTTGATTACCATGATGACTACTTAAGCTCAGTTTTATGGATTCAgccataaaataataaatattatttcgTTTATATCAAGCCCCTTCATTTGAATTTACATTTGAATGTTACATCAACAGTAACATGTTAATTAATTACTGTTTTACACTTCCAAAGGATCAGATGATAATCCTTCAGGAAacttaattatttattcatgCTGAAAATATCTGCACCTATGTGCATATATGATAGCTGTTTCAATTTAATCTTGCCCTTCTTTTTGTCCAACatgcttgaaatattttaagaaatattttaagaaatattttaagaaatattttaagaaatattttaagaaattcagTAACTCACGTTGAAAATGTAGGGAGAGTAGTTTTCAGGATTTTAGATGCAGTATAAACATGAGTCAGAGAGTGTGTTATCCTGTATCACTGAGTGAAACCTCAAATCACATTAGCCAGACTCAGATATAACTGAACCACTGCTTTTCCTCATTTCTAAAACAACCTCTTTCTGGAGCTGGTTTTGAGCAGGACATCCAGTCATTATACATGTAAAAGTAGACACTA from Chiroxiphia lanceolata isolate bChiLan1 chromosome Z, bChiLan1.pri, whole genome shotgun sequence encodes:
- the GNE gene encoding bifunctional UDP-N-acetylglucosamine 2-epimerase/N-acetylmannosamine kinase isoform X2, encoding MEKNGNNHKLRVCVATCNRADYSKLAPIMFGIKAEPQFFELDVVVLGSHLIDDYGNTYRMIEQDDFDIHTRLHTIVRGEDEAAMVESVGLALVKLPDVLNRLKPDIMIVHGDRFDALALATSAALMNIRILHIEGGEVSGTIDDSIRHAITKLAHYHVCCTRSAEQHLIAMCEDHDRILLAGCPSYDKLLSAKNKDYMSIIRVWLGEDVKTRDYIVALQHPVTTDIKHSIKMFELTLDALISFNKRTLVLFPNVDAGSKEMVRVMRKKGIEHHPNFRAVKHVPFDQFIQLVAHAGCMIGNSSCGVREVGAFGTPVINLGTRQTGRETGENVLHVRDADTQDKILHALQLQFGKQYPCSKIYGDGNAVPRILKFLKSIDLKEPLQKKFCFPPVKDNISQDIDHILETQSALAVDLGGTNLRVAIVSMKGEIVKKYTQLNPKTYEDRLELILKMCVEAASEAVNVNCRILGVGISTGGRVNPREGIVLHSTKLIQEWSSVDLRTPISDALHLPVWVDNDGNCAALAERKFGHGKGVENFVTLITGTGIGGGIVHQHELIHGSSFCAAELGHIVVSLDGPECLCGSQGCIEAYASGIALQREAKKLHDDDLLLVEGMSMKKEEVVSAAHLIQAAKLGNTKAESILRTAGTALGLGVVNVLHTVNPSLVILSGVLANHYVNAVKDVINRQALSSVKTVDVVVSNLADPALLGAASLVLDYTTRRIY
- the GNE gene encoding bifunctional UDP-N-acetylglucosamine 2-epimerase/N-acetylmannosamine kinase isoform X1; its protein translation is MGTNAPLRREPLARGPHEVYFKNLSKQKQKEVMEKNGNNHKLRVCVATCNRADYSKLAPIMFGIKAEPQFFELDVVVLGSHLIDDYGNTYRMIEQDDFDIHTRLHTIVRGEDEAAMVESVGLALVKLPDVLNRLKPDIMIVHGDRFDALALATSAALMNIRILHIEGGEVSGTIDDSIRHAITKLAHYHVCCTRSAEQHLIAMCEDHDRILLAGCPSYDKLLSAKNKDYMSIIRVWLGEDVKTRDYIVALQHPVTTDIKHSIKMFELTLDALISFNKRTLVLFPNVDAGSKEMVRVMRKKGIEHHPNFRAVKHVPFDQFIQLVAHAGCMIGNSSCGVREVGAFGTPVINLGTRQTGRETGENVLHVRDADTQDKILHALQLQFGKQYPCSKIYGDGNAVPRILKFLKSIDLKEPLQKKFCFPPVKDNISQDIDHILETQSALAVDLGGTNLRVAIVSMKGEIVKKYTQLNPKTYEDRLELILKMCVEAASEAVNVNCRILGVGISTGGRVNPREGIVLHSTKLIQEWSSVDLRTPISDALHLPVWVDNDGNCAALAERKFGHGKGVENFVTLITGTGIGGGIVHQHELIHGSSFCAAELGHIVVSLDGPECLCGSQGCIEAYASGIALQREAKKLHDDDLLLVEGMSMKKEEVVSAAHLIQAAKLGNTKAESILRTAGTALGLGVVNVLHTVNPSLVILSGVLANHYVNAVKDVINRQALSSVKTVDVVVSNLADPALLGAASLVLDYTTRRIY